The stretch of DNA atatatatatatatatatatatatatatatataattcgaaacaaaatcaaataaatttttattttaatatttatttttgaattataaaATCTGGATTTCGATGCGATTCGATTTTGTATTTTCGATTATCCCTCGCGTAACTGCGGGTGAATTTCGAAGTATTCCTTAAGACCCCGTTGATGGCGAGCTttcaaaaccctaaaccctaattGGAATTTGGCATCTGGAGTTTCAATAATGGAGGGGAGTGGAACACGGCAGCAGAAATCCGGTGCATCGAAGCCCCCGAAATTCGCGGTGTACCAGAACCCAGCCCTCTCTGCCGCCCTCACTTACAACAGCCTCCGTCCCTCCGCCTTCACTTTCGTCTTCATCCTCTCCGTCTTTTCTGCCTCTGCATTTGCTGTCCTCTTTCTCACAAGGTAAATTGACATTTACACTTTTATTGACGACATTGTATTTGCTTATCTGATGTGAATGCACTTTTCTGTCGTGCTTGATTGAGAAAAATGGAGGATTTTTAATTTGTTTGTCTTGTTTTATATTGGTTGCTTTTGATACCGAAGCAACTTACTTTTCGCACCAAGATTTGTTCCACCCCCTCCaccaagaatattttcatctaGTGCGTTTTTCTCTGCGAGTTAGCTACACTTGCATGTACAACTGGGACTTGTTGTGGCCGTGTGAGCATATCATATGAAGGAGGAAAATAAGCTGAAGAGGGAGGTAGAGTTGCAAGGTGCTATATGATTGCAGGTTGATGGAAGTTTGAATTGACATTTGTCCTCAGTTTAGCTCGATGTTTGGAATCTAAAGAACACTTAATTTAGCATGGTGTTATCTTATTTCCTGTTTATGGATGTTATTAATAATTAAGTTGTTACTTGGAATAAGGATACCAGAGCACGTGCACTTCTACTTTCATCGGTACAGTTAGTAGAGTAAATGCATTGAGCAGAACTGTATTTGAAGTTTGAACTATGTTATGAGTTTGGAACTGGATAGAATGAATTGAACCTTAAACGAGCCAATTTATGAATTTAGAGACGTTCTTTGTGATCGAGCTTGTTCATCATTTTTGTAAACAAAACTCGAACAAGTTTTTTAATATGTTCTTTTAGCAGATTTTTCAAGCTGCAGATTCAGCAGCTCGACTTGTTTTCAGCATATAGTGGCAGCATTGAGGAGATATATATTTGAGAtttatgtgttttttttaattaaaagatttatgTATTTGTTTTGAACATGTGCACTTGTGGAATTACATTATATCATTATCCGTGagtattttattgaattttctCAATGAAGGGAAAACCTGTTCATCACTACTTTTGGACTAGGATATGTTTCTCATGAAGTTGCTCGTAAGTGATTTGCCCCATTTCTATTTTTAatggaaattttattttctttctaaAAAACTCAATATATCTTATCAAAATGTCAGGTCTAAGTTCCAAGGTGATACTAACCACTGCAAGTTGCTTTTTATGTGGGGCTTTACTTGCTTTTGTGAAAGCTATCTCCCGATGGCAAGCAAGAAATTCTATAGATGTGATGGCCTTTTCTCCGGGCAAAGGAACAAAGGAACTAACACGTCTTACCAGCCGACAACTGGGACTTCTAGGATTTGGACCTAAAATTGAACCATTGACCAAAAAGTTTTCCAATAAACTTCCTAAAAGTAAAACTAGCCCGCCTTCTCCATCAAATGTTCTTGTGCCACTTCGTCAGCCAATCACTGGCTCAAGTCAGTCATTGAGAACGAGTGGTGGAAAATCAAGAACTGGGGGTGGCATGATAAATTCCTTCACTGCACCACCCAAATCACCAGTGTCACCCACAATGTATCTTGTATCCACAGTCTCTTCACGATCTCCAACCTCTTTGCAATCACCGTCTTTGCAAATTTCACCAGGTTCTGATCAGTTTATTTCCACCCCTTGGTCCAATAAGAGACCTTCTTTTCATAAAGAGATAAGCACAGAAGAAGACCTTGAAATATTTTTGGCTGATGTGggcaagaaaatatttgaaacagCTACCACCTTGGCAACTCCACCACCCAGTACAACTGGATTGGGCGTGGCCAGTCCTAACACAATTGCCAGTTCAGTTAatacatctggcactacaagaagTACCCCATTGAGACCTGTCAGGATGTCTCCTGCTTCCAAGAAATTCACCACTCCACCAAAGAAAGGTGAGGGAGATCTTCCTCCTCCTATGTCTATCGAAGAGACTATAAAATCTCTTGAGCACCTGGGTATCTATCCGCAGATTGAGCTGTGGCGTGATCATCTCAGGCAGTGGTTTTCTGCTTTTCTGCTTACTCCTCTTCTTAGCAAAGTTCAGACCTGCCATTTAAAGGTAAGCTCTAATTTTAtgctatattttatttatttggacTAGAtcataaatcttttaattaGCAGTTATAAATTCAGCTAGGAGCTAGTATTTTCATTTCTTCAGGGATTTTATTGCAAGAGATTAGTCAAGTAAAATAGTGTAACATCTTGATTTTAAGTCATTACCTTCTTGATGTCCTATCATGCTTTTAGGTAATGGAAGTTGCTGCCAAACTTGGTATGCCAATTACAATCTGTCAAATCGGAAGTGATGCGCCAGCTATGCCTACTCCTTCTACCATCTCTACAATTGAGCGGGCTACTGAATGGAAACCTTCTTATGCGATTGATGAAGACGGGCTTCTTCATCAGCTACGTGCTACACTTGTTCAAGCTCTTGATGCTAGCATGTGTAAGCTATTTTTTTTCCCTTCTCTATTATCTCCTGTAAATATTTGGTAGGTGGTATTGTAAAACCTTGATTTAACTATTTTTCTTTTGATCTGCAGCAAAGTCTTCTTTTACCGATTTACAGCAGTCTCCTCAACACAGCACCTTAATCCCTGTTTTGCAAGAGGGTATTGATGCCATTGATGAACACCAAAGACTTCATTCATTGATGAAGGGGGAATGGGGTAAAGGTTTACTTCCGCAAAGCAGTATCCAAGCAGATTATACTGTGCGAAGGATTCGTGGTAAGTTTATTCTTTCTTGGATGCTGTGCATTTCTCCTATTAGTTTTTTACAACAATATTGATATAATGCCATTCTTATGTCACAAATATTCATATTGTTTGGTTTTCTGAAAAGTGAAATGCAATTGACCTATCAAACTTGTCACAGAGCTTGCTGAAGGAACTTGTGTAAAGAACTATGAGTATTGGGGAGGTAGAGAGATTTATGACAAAGTTCCTAGCGACTCTCATTTGCTTCTTTATCTATTTTGTGCTTTCTTGGAATATCCCAGTTGGATGCTGCATGTTGATTCTACTGCTTACGCTGGGGCCCAGTCAAGCAAGAATCCGTTGTTTTTGGGTCTTCTTCCACCTAAAGAGCGGTTTCCCGATAAGTACATATCTATTATATCTGGTGTTCCTTCTGTTCTGCATCCTGGTGCTTGTATTTTGGCTGTTGGGAAGCAAAATACGCCAGGTTTTGCTGTGTACTGGAACAAAAAGCCTCAGTTCTCTCTCCAGGCAAGTTATAGTcaatgatttaaaaaataagtGCATCATCCTGGTCTTTTCACATGGTAACATACTGGTCTGTTGAACATCAATTCACTCCCCTCAATTTTTGACAAAAAGTTAACAGCCGACCAGAAGGAAAATAATACTAAGGCAAGTTCTTATGATGAGTGTACCATAAGAGAGTATAATAACCTTAAATCAACACGTGACctagaaataaataaattagtaaGATAAATATAAACAGCGAGACAGGtatcttcaatttatttttccaTTTCTCGGTGgaatataaaaatattgattCTCTCTAAACAATGTTTAGTATCCCCACCTTGAAAACTACCTGATACACCGAGAGTAGCCAACACCCAGAACAACCGAAAAACACTCATATTAGGCTTGTCATTTCCTTTGACATCCTAATTTTTTTCTTCCCTTGTTTCCTAGTTAAATATTAGTTTCACCTTCTCTCGTTCTTCATTtgcttatatttttattattctttGGGTTGCTTGTTAAAGTGCTAATGTAGGATTTGTTTCCGTTATATATCTATATTAATGATGGGTAATTTTAGAGaagttaataataaaatttttacaCCCTTCAAGTGCAAAAGACTTGGTTCAAAACTCACTGATACCCATTCATGGAAGAATCTCATAACCTATAGAGTGAGGTATTGACCACTAGAGAAAAATAGTGTTGGATGGCGTCATTTTACAAAGTTCCTGAATGTTTCTAAATGTTAttgaatgtttaaaatataagaatCTGTCAACCACTAAATGGAGTTGAATTGAACACTATTCCGTTATTGTAATGATGCTGGAAATTTTAGCTTGACATACGTTTAAAATTTACCTTTTGCTCAttgcaaaaataatttttcttcctTTGGCCAATTTTCTTCATCTCTGATACAGAAGTCTTACCCTTTCCCTTTTCAGTATTTCTCTCCTTGATTGTGTAGATTTTGAAGCAGTACAAATTATGGTTTCTTTCCTTGATCTTGTGTATAACTGTAATTTAATATCGTCAGGAAAATCCCTTGATTACGGGGATCTGATTTTTTACTTCTTTCTGTCTTTTGTGTCAGGTCTGTCTTTAAATTCTGTTCGATTGTACAGAAAATGCTCTTTCAGATTTCAGAAtgatacaaattttttttcctctaGGATATAAATAGCATGGTACTACAGAATTATGACATGAGATCACTGGCTTTTTAACTTTTTTGTGCAGGGAAGAACCGCGTTATGGGACTCCATCTTGCTCTTGTGCCATGAAATTAATATAGGTTACGATGGCGTTGTAAGAGGCACACACCTTGGTTCATCAGCCTTGGGCATTCTTTCGGTTTTTGACCAAGAAACCGAGTTCTTTGCTCAGAGCTAGCCAATGGCATCATGCACCAAATGAGTTGCATCTTAGTAAATCATCCCAGTGACATGAGTTGTTGCACCAACCCGTTTTAGTTAGGAAATCTTGTAATTGTTTTTAACAAGTTAGTTGATATAAAACAGAGCATGAATTATTTGTATCTAACAATGCTTGGTGATATTTTTTGTAGATGTAATTCAAGAGAAAATATATGTAAGAGGAAACTTCTTAAActctaattttaaaaaaataatgcaaaattttttattttcactaTTCACTAACAAAATATTCGAAACTTTGGTTTGATAAAATTTTAATGAAAAGTTAAATCGATActgaattttaataaaaattccaAGTTTCTTAAATTATCTGGATAAAGTATTAATATCATAGTAATATTTGAATAAGGTTCTAAATACTTCATGAGCATTAAAATTCTGCAAATAAAAAAAGTCTTGATCAtgctaaataaattttttttcatcaGCTTTCGTTAAACTTTAAATTATAGCGGAATGTTAGGTCTTGGGTAGTGTACTGCTTTTGGTCCGGATTTGCTTGGT from Primulina tabacum isolate GXHZ01 chromosome 3, ASM2559414v2, whole genome shotgun sequence encodes:
- the LOC142541104 gene encoding uncharacterized protein LOC142541104 yields the protein MEGSGTRQQKSGASKPPKFAVYQNPALSAALTYNSLRPSAFTFVFILSVFSASAFAVLFLTRENLFITTFGLGYVSHEVARLSSKVILTTASCFLCGALLAFVKAISRWQARNSIDVMAFSPGKGTKELTRLTSRQLGLLGFGPKIEPLTKKFSNKLPKSKTSPPSPSNVLVPLRQPITGSSQSLRTSGGKSRTGGGMINSFTAPPKSPVSPTMYLVSTVSSRSPTSLQSPSLQISPGSDQFISTPWSNKRPSFHKEISTEEDLEIFLADVGKKIFETATTLATPPPSTTGLGVASPNTIASSVNTSGTTRSTPLRPVRMSPASKKFTTPPKKGEGDLPPPMSIEETIKSLEHLGIYPQIELWRDHLRQWFSAFLLTPLLSKVQTCHLKVMEVAAKLGMPITICQIGSDAPAMPTPSTISTIERATEWKPSYAIDEDGLLHQLRATLVQALDASMSKSSFTDLQQSPQHSTLIPVLQEGIDAIDEHQRLHSLMKGEWGKGLLPQSSIQADYTVRRIRELAEGTCVKNYEYWGGREIYDKVPSDSHLLLYLFCAFLEYPSWMLHVDSTAYAGAQSSKNPLFLGLLPPKERFPDKYISIISGVPSVLHPGACILAVGKQNTPGFAVYWNKKPQFSLQGRTALWDSILLLCHEINIGYDGVVRGTHLGSSALGILSVFDQETEFFAQS